The following proteins are encoded in a genomic region of Xanthomonas cassavae CFBP 4642:
- a CDS encoding acyl-CoA thioesterase encodes MSEHKVLARIPISVRWRDMDSMGHVNNAKYISYLEEARVRWMLGVQGVAMTDRIAPVVAATNVNYKQPLIWPNDITVELFVERLGTSSVTIGHRIFDQKDHSKLYSDGNVVVVWIDTQTGKSAALPDAVRIASS; translated from the coding sequence ATGAGCGAACACAAGGTTCTGGCACGCATCCCGATCAGTGTGCGCTGGCGCGACATGGACAGCATGGGCCACGTCAACAACGCCAAGTACATTTCCTACCTGGAAGAGGCGCGCGTGCGCTGGATGCTGGGCGTGCAAGGCGTGGCGATGACCGACCGCATCGCCCCGGTGGTGGCCGCCACCAACGTCAACTACAAGCAACCGCTGATCTGGCCAAACGACATCACCGTGGAGCTGTTCGTCGAACGCCTGGGCACCAGCAGCGTGACCATCGGCCACCGCATCTTCGACCAGAAGGACCACAGCAAGCTGTATTCGGACGGCAACGTGGTGGTGGTGTGGATCGATACGCAGACCGGCAAGAGCGCTGCGCTCCCGGACGCGGTACGGATTGCCAGCAGCTGA
- the tesB gene encoding acyl-CoA thioesterase II — translation MSANAEPVVSELISLLSLERLEDNLFRGQSRDIGTKYVFGGQVLGQALSAAQATVENGRQAHSLHAYFLRAGNIDHPIVYDVDRTRDGGSFSVRRVTAIQHGKVIFFCAASFQEREDGAEHQSAMPVVPPPEDIEPAAPLAPEVLASLPAKVQRWLSRGGPFEFRHVFPRDELKPPKRPPFQQMWLRLTDPIGHDVGLHQALLAYASDFQLLGTSTFPHGISYYTPNVQMASLDHALWFHRPFRTDDWLLYSLDSPTAQGSRGLARGQFFTRDGVLVASTTQEGLIRVVPDGSASAVPAKE, via the coding sequence TTGTCCGCCAATGCCGAACCCGTGGTCTCCGAACTGATCAGCCTGCTGTCGCTGGAGCGCCTGGAAGACAACCTGTTCCGCGGCCAGAGCCGCGATATCGGCACCAAGTACGTGTTCGGCGGCCAGGTATTGGGTCAGGCGCTGTCGGCGGCGCAGGCCACGGTCGAAAACGGCCGCCAGGCGCATTCGCTGCATGCCTATTTCCTGCGTGCCGGCAATATCGATCACCCCATCGTCTACGACGTCGATCGCACCCGTGATGGCGGCAGTTTCTCGGTACGGCGCGTCACTGCGATCCAGCACGGCAAGGTGATCTTCTTCTGCGCGGCCTCGTTCCAGGAGCGCGAAGACGGCGCCGAACATCAATCGGCAATGCCGGTGGTGCCGCCGCCGGAAGACATCGAACCGGCCGCCCCACTGGCACCGGAGGTGTTGGCGAGCCTGCCGGCCAAGGTGCAACGCTGGCTCTCGCGCGGCGGGCCGTTCGAGTTCCGTCATGTGTTTCCGCGCGACGAACTCAAGCCGCCCAAGCGGCCACCATTCCAGCAGATGTGGCTGCGCCTGACCGACCCCATCGGCCATGACGTCGGCCTGCACCAGGCACTGCTGGCCTATGCCTCGGACTTCCAGTTACTGGGCACCTCGACGTTTCCGCACGGCATCAGTTATTACACGCCGAACGTGCAGATGGCCTCGCTGGATCACGCGCTGTGGTTCCATCGCCCGTTCCGCACCGACGACTGGCTGCTGTACTCGCTGGACAGCCCCACCGCGCAAGGCTCACGCGGACTGGCGCGCGGGCAGTTCTTCACCCGCGACGGCGTATTGGTCGCCAGCACCACCCAGGAAGGCTTGATCCGTGTGGTACCCGACGGCAGCGCGAGCGCGGTGCCGGCCAAGGAATAG
- a CDS encoding enoyl-CoA hydratase/isomerase family protein: MSIQILDHGRVREIRLARPPVNALDSALCQALSAAVQQAGDAADGIVLSGSERIFSGGMDVPQLLTHGTDRAALLASWTAFFEAAQALANSRIPVVAAIGGHAPAGGCVLALCCDYRVMARSADTAKPYTIGLNEVQVGLAAPEGIQRLLRRVVGAHRAERLLIAGQLLPAEQAVQISLVDELVDGELVTARAVAWLHELQQLPRQPMLATRAVARADLRAALAPELIQLERFVDGWYAPDAQAALQGLVARLQKA; encoded by the coding sequence ATGAGCATCCAGATCTTAGACCATGGCCGAGTTCGCGAAATCCGTCTGGCGCGCCCGCCGGTCAACGCGCTGGACAGTGCCCTGTGCCAGGCCCTGAGCGCAGCGGTGCAACAGGCCGGCGACGCCGCCGACGGCATTGTGCTGTCGGGCAGCGAGCGGATCTTCTCCGGTGGCATGGATGTGCCGCAGCTGCTGACGCACGGTACCGACCGCGCTGCGTTGCTGGCCAGCTGGACCGCATTCTTCGAGGCTGCGCAGGCGCTTGCCAACAGCCGGATTCCGGTGGTCGCGGCGATCGGCGGGCATGCGCCGGCCGGCGGCTGCGTGCTGGCGCTTTGCTGCGATTACCGCGTGATGGCACGCAGCGCCGATACCGCCAAGCCGTACACGATCGGCTTGAACGAAGTGCAGGTCGGCCTGGCCGCACCGGAAGGCATCCAGCGGCTGTTGCGCCGCGTGGTCGGCGCGCACCGCGCCGAGCGCCTGCTGATCGCCGGGCAGCTATTGCCAGCCGAACAGGCGGTGCAGATCAGCCTGGTGGATGAGTTGGTCGATGGCGAGCTGGTCACCGCGCGCGCAGTGGCCTGGCTGCACGAACTGCAGCAGCTGCCGCGTCAACCGATGCTGGCCACGCGTGCGGTGGCACGCGCAGACCTGCGCGCGGCCCTGGCCCCGGAACTGATCCAGCTGGAGCGCTTTGTCGATGGCTGGTACGCGCCCGACGCCCAGGCTGCACTGCAGGGCCTGGTGGCACGCCTGCAGAAGGCCTGA
- the rpsT gene encoding 30S ribosomal protein S20, with product MANIKSAKKRAKQTVVRNERNTGQRSMLRTAVKKVIKALDANDAAGAEAAFAVAQPILDRFSARGLIHKNKAARHKSRLTARIKAIKAA from the coding sequence GTGGCCAATATCAAGTCCGCCAAGAAGCGCGCCAAGCAGACCGTTGTGCGCAATGAGCGCAACACCGGCCAGCGCTCGATGCTGCGCACCGCCGTCAAGAAGGTGATCAAGGCCCTTGACGCAAACGATGCTGCAGGCGCCGAAGCCGCTTTTGCCGTCGCTCAGCCCATCCTCGACCGTTTCAGCGCCCGCGGCCTGATTCACAAGAACAAGGCTGCGCGTCACAAGAGCCGTCTGACCGCACGCATCAAGGCCATCAAGGCCGCGTAA
- the rplU gene encoding 50S ribosomal protein L21, with the protein MYAVLVTGGKQYRVAQGETLRVEKLEVEAGNEIKFDTILMLGDSDGIKLGDVLKGASVTAKVVAHGRADKVRIIKFRRRKHHMKRQGHRQHYTEIEITGIAGGDKK; encoded by the coding sequence ATGTACGCAGTTCTGGTAACCGGCGGTAAGCAATACCGCGTCGCGCAGGGCGAAACGCTCCGCGTGGAAAAGCTCGAAGTCGAAGCAGGCAACGAGATCAAGTTCGACACCATCCTGATGCTGGGCGATAGCGATGGCATCAAGCTGGGCGATGTGCTGAAGGGCGCCTCGGTCACCGCCAAGGTTGTGGCCCATGGCCGCGCCGACAAGGTGCGCATCATCAAGTTCCGTCGCCGCAAGCACCACATGAAGCGTCAGGGACACCGTCAGCACTACACCGAAATCGAGATCACCGGCATTGCCGGTGGCGACAAGAAGTAA
- the murJ gene encoding murein biosynthesis integral membrane protein MurJ: MLRGLLSFSSMTMVSRVLGLVRDLAISTTFGANAVTDAFWVAFRIPNFLRRLFAEGSFATAFVPVFTEVKETRPHADLRELMARVSGTLGGMLLLITALGLIFAPQLAAVFSDGAATDPVKYGLLVDLLRLTFPFLLFVSLTALAGGALNSFHRFAVPALTPVILNLCMIGGALWLAPRLDVPILALGWAVLVAGVLQLLFQLPALKGIDLLTLPRWGWNHPDVRKVLTLMVPTLFGSSIAQINLMLDTVIAARLADGSQSWLSLADRFLELPLGVFGVALGTVILPALARHHVKTDRNAFSGALDWGFRTTLLIAMPAMLGLLLLAEPLLATLFQHGRFTAFDTRMTAMSVYGLSFGLPAYAMLKVVLPAFYARQDTRTPVRAGVAALVANMVFNFAFLAVLYQLMVPPELKAQGVTQALGKQPGLHLALGIASALSSYLNLGLLWYWLGKAGVYQRRPGWGGYATRLLLACAAMVAVLLGLLWWLPSFTGMDKWQRIGWLAVLVGSGGLTYVVAQLALGLRPRDLRES, from the coding sequence ATGTTGAGAGGCCTGCTCTCGTTCAGCAGTATGACCATGGTGTCGCGGGTGCTGGGCCTGGTACGCGACCTGGCGATTTCCACCACCTTCGGCGCCAATGCGGTGACCGACGCATTCTGGGTGGCGTTCCGGATCCCCAATTTCCTGCGTCGGCTGTTCGCCGAAGGCTCGTTCGCCACCGCCTTCGTGCCAGTGTTCACCGAGGTCAAGGAAACCCGGCCGCATGCCGATTTGCGTGAGTTGATGGCGCGTGTGTCCGGCACTCTGGGTGGCATGCTGCTGCTGATCACTGCGCTGGGGCTGATCTTTGCGCCGCAACTGGCGGCGGTGTTTTCCGATGGCGCGGCCACCGATCCGGTGAAGTACGGGCTGCTGGTCGACCTGCTGCGGCTGACCTTCCCGTTCCTGCTGTTCGTTTCGCTCACCGCATTGGCCGGTGGCGCGCTCAACAGTTTTCACCGGTTCGCAGTTCCGGCGCTGACGCCGGTGATCCTCAATCTGTGCATGATCGGCGGCGCGCTGTGGCTGGCACCGCGGCTGGATGTACCGATCCTGGCGCTGGGCTGGGCCGTCCTGGTGGCCGGCGTGTTGCAGTTGCTGTTCCAGCTGCCGGCGCTGAAGGGCATCGACCTGCTCACCCTGCCGCGCTGGGGCTGGAACCATCCGGATGTGCGCAAGGTGCTGACCTTGATGGTGCCTACGCTGTTCGGCTCGTCGATCGCCCAGATCAACCTGATGCTGGATACGGTGATCGCTGCGCGGCTGGCCGATGGGTCGCAGTCGTGGTTGTCGCTGGCCGACCGGTTCCTGGAACTGCCGCTGGGTGTCTTTGGCGTGGCGCTGGGCACGGTGATCCTGCCGGCGCTGGCGCGCCATCACGTCAAGACCGACCGCAATGCGTTTTCCGGGGCGCTGGACTGGGGCTTTCGCACCACGCTGCTGATCGCGATGCCGGCCATGCTGGGCTTGCTGCTGCTGGCCGAGCCGCTGCTGGCGACGCTGTTCCAACACGGTCGCTTCACTGCCTTCGATACCCGGATGACCGCGATGTCGGTGTATGGGCTGAGCTTCGGGCTGCCGGCCTACGCCATGCTCAAGGTGGTGCTGCCGGCCTTCTACGCGCGCCAGGACACCCGCACCCCGGTGCGCGCCGGCGTGGCGGCGCTGGTGGCCAATATGGTGTTCAACTTTGCGTTCCTGGCAGTGCTGTACCAGCTCATGGTGCCGCCCGAACTCAAGGCGCAGGGCGTGACGCAGGCGCTGGGCAAGCAGCCGGGGCTGCATCTGGCGCTGGGTATCGCCAGCGCGCTGTCGAGTTATCTCAACCTGGGGCTGCTGTGGTACTGGCTGGGCAAGGCCGGCGTGTATCAGCGCCGGCCGGGCTGGGGAGGCTATGCGACGCGTCTGCTGCTGGCGTGTGCGGCGATGGTGGCGGTGCTGTTGGGCCTGCTGTGGTGGCTGCCGTCGTTCACCGGAATGGACAAGTGGCAGCGGATCGGCTGGCTGGCGGTGCTGGTCGGCAGTGGCGGGCTGACCTATGTGGTGGCCCAGCTGGCGCTGGGCTTGCGGCCGCGGGATCTGCGCGAGAGCTGA
- a CDS encoding bifunctional riboflavin kinase/FAD synthetase codes for MSRLFRDVEGGTLFPHGSVVCIGAFDGLHLGHRALVQHAVDRARALGVPAVALSFEPLPREFFATAAPPPRLTLARAKIEGLLGFGADSVGLIRFDGRLSAMSAGDFVRLALVGRLCAREVWIGPEFRFGHRRGGDIALLRTLGEQHGFAAGEIAPVHLHGERISATRIRELLVAGEFAHAADLLGRPYAIGGRVVRGKQLGRTLGYPTANLRFSRTPALSGIYATWVHGVAAQPWPSVSSFGTRPTVAGVEPLLEAHLFGFQGDLYGRHLEVEFVAKLRDEEKFDGLQALTAQMHRDAEQARAVLQGSPSRMLVGTGRSGGLRQAHDVSVETESSRAQGAAAPGADNIHASPSQQPAHPCADLVKNPAQR; via the coding sequence ATGAGCAGGCTGTTTAGAGACGTCGAGGGCGGGACGCTGTTCCCGCACGGAAGCGTGGTCTGCATCGGCGCTTTCGATGGCCTGCACCTGGGGCATCGGGCATTGGTGCAGCACGCGGTTGACCGCGCGCGCGCGCTCGGCGTGCCGGCAGTGGCGTTGAGCTTCGAGCCATTGCCGCGCGAGTTCTTCGCCACGGCCGCACCACCGCCGCGGCTGACCCTGGCACGCGCCAAGATCGAAGGGCTGCTCGGCTTCGGCGCCGACAGCGTGGGCCTGATCCGTTTCGATGGCCGCCTGTCGGCGATGAGTGCCGGGGACTTCGTGCGCCTGGCGCTGGTTGGCCGGCTCTGCGCCCGTGAGGTATGGATCGGCCCGGAGTTCCGTTTCGGCCATCGCCGTGGCGGCGACATCGCGTTGCTGCGCACCCTGGGCGAACAGCACGGATTTGCAGCCGGGGAGATTGCGCCGGTGCATCTGCATGGCGAGCGCATTTCCGCCACACGCATCCGTGAGTTGTTGGTGGCGGGCGAGTTTGCGCATGCCGCCGATCTGCTCGGCCGCCCGTACGCCATCGGAGGACGGGTGGTGCGCGGCAAGCAGCTGGGGCGCACCCTGGGGTACCCCACCGCGAACCTGCGGTTTTCGCGCACGCCGGCGCTGTCGGGCATCTATGCAACCTGGGTGCATGGCGTGGCCGCACAGCCATGGCCATCGGTGTCCAGCTTCGGTACACGGCCGACCGTGGCTGGCGTGGAGCCGCTGCTGGAGGCGCACCTGTTCGGTTTTCAGGGCGACCTGTACGGCCGGCATCTGGAGGTCGAATTCGTCGCCAAGCTGCGCGACGAGGAAAAGTTCGATGGCCTTCAGGCGCTGACCGCGCAGATGCATCGCGATGCCGAGCAGGCGCGCGCGGTGCTTCAGGGCAGTCCGTCGCGAATGCTGGTGGGCACCGGACGTAGTGGCGGCCTGCGGCAGGCTCACGATGTGTCCGTGGAGACCGAAAGCAGTCGCGCGCAAGGTGCTGCGGCTCCCGGTGCAGACAACATCCATGCGAGTCCTTCGCAACAGCCCGCACATCCCTGTGCGGACTTAGTAAAAAATCCAGCGCAACGGTAG
- the uvrA gene encoding excinuclease ABC subunit UvrA has product MAMDFIRIRGARTHNLKNIDLDLPRDKLIVITGLSGSGKSSLAFDTIYAEGQRRYVESLSAYARQFLSVMEKPDLDHIEGLSPAISIEQKSTSHNPRSTVGTITEIYDYLRLLYARVGQPRCPDHGFPLEAQTVSQMVDHMLTQDQEQRYMLLAPVIRDRKGEHAQVFEQLRAQGFVRVRVDGELYEIDAVPPLALRQKHTIEAVIDRFRPREDIKQRLAESFETALKLGEGMVAVQSLDDPAAAPHLFSSKYSCPVCDYSLPELEPRLFSFNAPVGACPSCDGLGVAEFFDPDRVVVHPELSLSAGAVRGWDRRNAYYFQLIASLAKHYKFDVDAVWNSLPAKVRQAVLFGSGDEVISFTYFTDAGGRTTRKHRFEGILPNLERRYRETESPAVREELTKYVSQQPCPACNGTRLNRAARNVFVADRPLPELVVLPVNEALRFFRGLSLPGWRGEIAAKIVKEIGERLGFLVDVGLDYLTLERKADTLSGGEAQRIRLASQIGAGLVGVMYVLDEPSIGLHQRDNERLLGTLTRLRDLGNTVIVVEHDEDAIRLADHVLDIGPGAGVHGGEICAQGALDDILKSPRSLTGQYLSGKRRIEIPKQRHKPNPKMMLHLRGATGNNLKNVDLDIPAGLLTCITGVSGSGKSTLINDTLFTLAANEINGASHTVAAHRDVENLDLFDKVVDIDQSPIGRTPRSNPATYTGMFTPLRELFAQVPEARARGYSPGRFSFNVRGGRCEACQGDGMIKVEMHFLPDVYVPCDVCHGKRYNRETLEIRYKGFNISDVLQMTVEDALRLFEPVPSIARKLETLVDVGLSYIKLGQSATTLSGGEAQRVKLSKELSRRDTGRTLYILDEPTTGLHFHDIEALLGVLHKLRDEGNTVVVIEHNLDVIKTADWIVDLGPEGGHRGGTILVCGTPEEVAAEPTSYTGQFLAKMLPSVKARETRPAATANKPDARPPRKVKPEKVAKAAKSATKKTAKKKAS; this is encoded by the coding sequence ATGGCGATGGATTTCATCCGCATCCGCGGCGCGCGGACGCACAACCTCAAGAACATCGACCTCGACCTGCCTCGCGACAAACTGATCGTGATCACCGGCCTGTCCGGCTCGGGCAAGTCGTCGCTGGCGTTCGACACCATTTATGCGGAAGGCCAGCGCCGCTACGTCGAGTCGCTGTCGGCGTATGCGCGCCAGTTCCTCAGCGTGATGGAAAAGCCGGACCTGGACCATATCGAAGGCCTGTCCCCGGCCATCTCGATCGAACAGAAATCCACCTCGCACAACCCGCGCTCCACCGTGGGCACGATCACCGAGATCTACGACTACCTGCGCCTGCTCTATGCACGCGTGGGCCAGCCGCGTTGCCCGGACCATGGCTTCCCGCTGGAGGCGCAGACCGTCAGCCAGATGGTCGACCACATGCTCACCCAGGACCAGGAGCAGCGCTACATGCTGCTGGCCCCGGTGATCCGCGACCGCAAGGGCGAGCATGCGCAGGTGTTCGAACAACTGCGTGCGCAGGGCTTCGTGCGCGTGCGCGTGGACGGCGAGCTGTATGAAATCGATGCGGTGCCGCCGCTGGCACTGCGCCAGAAGCACACCATCGAAGCGGTGATCGACCGCTTCCGTCCGCGCGAAGACATCAAGCAGCGGCTGGCGGAAAGTTTCGAAACCGCGCTCAAGCTGGGCGAAGGCATGGTGGCGGTGCAGTCGCTGGACGACCCGGCCGCAGCCCCACATCTGTTCTCGTCCAAGTACAGCTGCCCGGTGTGCGATTACTCGCTGCCGGAGCTGGAACCGCGGCTGTTTTCGTTCAACGCACCGGTGGGCGCCTGCCCGAGTTGCGATGGCCTGGGCGTTGCCGAATTCTTCGACCCGGACCGGGTGGTGGTGCATCCGGAGCTGTCGTTGTCGGCCGGCGCAGTGCGCGGCTGGGACCGGCGCAATGCCTACTACTTCCAGCTGATCGCCTCGTTGGCCAAGCACTACAAGTTCGATGTGGATGCGGTATGGAACAGCTTGCCGGCCAAGGTGCGCCAGGCAGTGCTGTTCGGCAGCGGCGATGAAGTCATCAGCTTCACCTACTTCACCGATGCGGGCGGGCGCACCACGCGCAAGCACCGCTTCGAAGGCATCCTGCCGAACCTGGAACGCCGCTACCGCGAAACCGAATCGCCGGCCGTGCGCGAGGAGCTGACCAAGTACGTCAGCCAGCAACCCTGCCCGGCCTGCAACGGCACGCGCCTGAATCGTGCCGCACGCAATGTGTTCGTGGCCGATCGCCCACTGCCGGAACTGGTGGTACTGCCGGTCAATGAAGCGCTGCGCTTTTTCCGCGGCTTGTCGCTGCCGGGCTGGCGCGGCGAGATTGCGGCCAAGATCGTCAAGGAGATCGGCGAGCGGCTGGGCTTCCTGGTCGACGTGGGTCTGGATTATCTCACCCTGGAACGCAAGGCCGACACCTTGTCCGGCGGTGAGGCGCAGCGCATTCGCCTGGCCAGCCAGATCGGCGCCGGCCTGGTCGGGGTGATGTACGTGCTGGACGAGCCGTCGATCGGCCTGCACCAGCGCGACAACGAGCGCCTGCTCGGCACGCTGACGCGGCTGCGCGACCTGGGTAACACCGTGATCGTGGTCGAGCACGACGAAGATGCGATCCGGCTGGCCGACCACGTGCTGGACATCGGCCCCGGTGCCGGCGTGCATGGCGGCGAAATCTGCGCGCAAGGCGCACTGGACGACATCCTGAAATCGCCACGCTCGTTGACCGGCCAATACCTGTCGGGCAAGCGCCGTATCGAGATTCCCAAGCAGCGCCACAAGCCCAACCCGAAGATGATGCTGCATCTGCGCGGGGCGACCGGCAACAACCTCAAGAACGTCGACCTGGATATTCCGGCCGGGCTGCTGACCTGCATCACCGGCGTGTCTGGTTCGGGCAAGTCGACATTGATCAACGATACCTTGTTCACGCTGGCGGCCAACGAGATCAACGGCGCCTCGCACACGGTGGCAGCGCATCGCGACGTCGAAAATCTGGATCTGTTCGACAAGGTGGTGGATATCGATCAGTCGCCGATCGGCCGCACGCCTCGCTCCAACCCGGCCACCTACACCGGCATGTTCACGCCGCTACGCGAGCTGTTCGCACAGGTGCCCGAAGCGCGCGCGCGCGGGTACTCGCCCGGGCGTTTCAGCTTCAACGTGCGTGGCGGCCGCTGCGAGGCCTGCCAGGGCGACGGCATGATCAAGGTGGAGATGCATTTCCTGCCCGACGTCTACGTGCCTTGCGATGTCTGCCATGGCAAGCGCTATAACCGCGAAACGCTGGAGATCCGCTACAAGGGGTTCAACATCAGCGACGTGCTGCAGATGACTGTGGAAGATGCGCTGCGCCTGTTCGAGCCGGTGCCGTCGATCGCGCGCAAGCTGGAAACGCTGGTCGATGTGGGCCTGAGCTACATCAAGCTGGGCCAGAGCGCGACCACGCTCTCCGGCGGTGAAGCGCAGCGCGTCAAGCTGTCCAAGGAACTGTCGCGTCGCGATACCGGGCGCACCCTGTACATCCTGGACGAGCCGACCACCGGCCTGCATTTCCACGATATCGAAGCCTTGCTCGGCGTGCTGCACAAGCTGCGCGACGAGGGCAACACGGTGGTGGTGATCGAACACAATCTGGATGTGATCAAGACCGCCGACTGGATCGTGGACCTGGGCCCGGAAGGTGGTCACCGTGGCGGCACCATCCTGGTGTGCGGCACCCCGGAAGAGGTGGCCGCCGAACCGACGTCCTACACCGGGCAGTTCCTGGCCAAGATGCTGCCGTCGGTGAAGGCGCGCGAGACGCGCCCTGCCGCGACGGCCAACAAGCCCGACGCGCGCCCGCCGCGCAAGGTCAAACCGGAGAAGGTGGCCAAGGCCGCCAAATCCGCCACCAAGAAGACTGCGAAGAAGAAGGCAAGCTGA
- a CDS encoding putative signal transducing protein, which translates to MRKIFSSQRIETAEGVANLLRDAGIEIRISNGRSYQSKRGGQFSYLEQSSAQAQPTVWIVHANDQPRARDLLRDARLLDTTRRDLPNVEYTFRDGENGSSASARSWAWRIRLVLLLVIGAVAMVVVMRHRSAPMPAAPAASQPSPDATPPAEDDAVRVRIQPAR; encoded by the coding sequence ATGCGCAAGATCTTCAGCAGTCAACGTATCGAAACCGCCGAGGGCGTGGCCAATCTGCTGCGCGATGCAGGGATCGAGATCCGCATCAGCAATGGCCGCTCCTATCAGAGCAAGCGCGGCGGCCAGTTCAGCTATCTGGAGCAAAGCAGCGCGCAGGCACAGCCCACCGTGTGGATCGTGCATGCCAACGACCAGCCGCGTGCGCGCGATCTGCTGCGCGACGCGCGCCTGCTCGACACCACCCGCCGCGACCTGCCGAACGTGGAGTACACCTTCCGCGACGGCGAGAACGGCTCCAGTGCCAGCGCGCGCAGCTGGGCCTGGCGGATCCGCCTGGTCCTGTTGCTGGTAATCGGCGCGGTGGCCATGGTGGTGGTGATGCGTCATCGCAGTGCGCCCATGCCAGCGGCACCCGCTGCATCGCAGCCCTCGCCGGATGCAACGCCGCCGGCAGAAGACGACGCGGTGCGCGTGCGGATCCAGCCGGCGCGCTGA
- the rpmA gene encoding 50S ribosomal protein L27, giving the protein MAHKKGVGSSRNGRDSNPKYLGVKIFGGQAIDAGNIIVRQRGTQFHPGAGVGLGRDHTLFALVDGKVEFSTKGPKKRRTVSVVAEA; this is encoded by the coding sequence ATGGCACATAAAAAGGGCGTAGGTTCCTCGCGCAACGGTCGCGATTCCAACCCGAAGTACCTGGGCGTGAAGATCTTCGGTGGCCAGGCCATCGATGCCGGCAACATCATCGTGCGTCAGCGCGGCACCCAGTTCCATCCGGGCGCCGGCGTCGGCCTGGGTCGCGACCACACGCTGTTCGCGCTGGTCGACGGCAAGGTGGAGTTCTCCACCAAGGGCCCGAAGAAGCGTCGTACCGTCAGCGTGGTTGCCGAGGCGTAA
- a CDS encoding copper chaperone PCu(A)C, with protein MVGSAGVAAQCLPEFNRGWIRIPPPGGMGMAAGFGQFHNGCAQPLKVAAVSSSAFADVSLHETTQSNGVSRMRAVPELALPAGGAVPLAPGGLHLMLMEARAPLQEGAQVPVTFTLQDGRQIKATLQARTRVPGS; from the coding sequence ATGGTGGGCAGTGCAGGCGTCGCCGCGCAGTGTCTGCCGGAGTTCAACCGGGGCTGGATCCGCATTCCGCCGCCCGGTGGCATGGGGATGGCGGCCGGCTTCGGGCAGTTCCACAACGGCTGCGCGCAGCCGCTGAAGGTCGCCGCGGTCAGCAGCAGTGCGTTTGCCGATGTGTCCCTGCACGAAACCACGCAAAGCAATGGCGTCAGCCGCATGCGCGCGGTGCCCGAGCTGGCGTTGCCGGCCGGTGGGGCGGTGCCATTGGCGCCGGGTGGCCTGCACCTGATGCTGATGGAGGCCCGCGCGCCATTGCAGGAAGGCGCACAGGTGCCGGTGACGTTCACCTTGCAGGATGGTCGCCAGATCAAGGCTACGCTTCAGGCCCGCACGCGCGTACCGGGATCGTAA
- the obgE gene encoding GTPase ObgE, with product MKLVDEAEILVTAGNGGNGCVGFRREKFIPLGGPDGGDGGAGGSVWIVADENVNTLVDFRHERTFKAQRGENGMGRQAYGKGGEDRVIVVPVGTVVINVQTDEVIGDLIQHGDRLLVAKGGKGGLGNMHFKSSVNRAPRQSTTGEEGEERLLKLELKLLADVGLLGFPNAGKSTLIRAVSSATPKVADYPFTTLYPNLGVVSVEAYRSFVIADVPGLIEGAADGAGLGTQFLRHLQRTRLLLHLVDMAPMDGGVDGVSPADQVRTLERELERHDPELLKKPRWLVLNKADLMFEDEARAAAEAIVAELGWTAPWYLVSALGRDGTFPIMKDVMAFFDRQREGELEARNAG from the coding sequence ATGAAGTTAGTCGACGAAGCGGAAATCCTGGTCACCGCCGGTAATGGCGGCAATGGCTGTGTCGGCTTTCGCCGCGAGAAGTTCATTCCACTGGGTGGGCCCGATGGCGGCGATGGCGGGGCTGGTGGCAGCGTGTGGATCGTGGCCGACGAGAACGTGAACACCCTGGTCGACTTCCGCCATGAGCGCACCTTCAAGGCGCAGCGCGGCGAGAACGGCATGGGTCGCCAGGCCTATGGCAAGGGTGGCGAGGATCGCGTCATCGTGGTGCCGGTCGGCACCGTGGTGATCAATGTGCAGACCGACGAAGTGATCGGCGACCTGATCCAGCACGGCGATCGCTTGCTGGTGGCCAAGGGCGGCAAGGGCGGTCTGGGCAATATGCATTTCAAGAGCTCGGTCAACCGCGCGCCGCGCCAGTCCACCACCGGCGAAGAGGGCGAGGAGCGGCTGCTCAAGCTGGAGCTCAAGCTGCTTGCGGACGTGGGCCTGCTGGGCTTTCCGAACGCCGGCAAAAGCACCTTGATTCGCGCAGTGTCGTCGGCCACGCCGAAGGTGGCCGATTACCCTTTCACCACGCTGTATCCCAATCTGGGCGTGGTCAGCGTCGAGGCCTACCGCAGCTTCGTGATTGCCGACGTGCCGGGCCTGATTGAGGGCGCCGCCGATGGCGCCGGGCTGGGCACGCAGTTCCTGCGCCATCTGCAGCGCACCCGCCTGCTGCTGCATCTGGTGGATATGGCTCCGATGGATGGTGGCGTGGACGGTGTGTCGCCGGCCGACCAGGTGCGCACCCTCGAGCGCGAGCTTGAACGGCATGATCCGGAGTTGCTGAAGAAGCCGCGCTGGCTGGTGCTCAACAAGGCCGACCTGATGTTCGAGGACGAGGCGCGTGCCGCTGCCGAGGCCATTGTGGCCGAGCTGGGCTGGACGGCGCCCTGGTACCTGGTCTCGGCGCTGGGGCGCGATGGCACCTTCCCGATCATGAAGGACGTGATGGCGTTCTTCGATCGCCAACGCGAGGGCGAGCTCGAGGCACGCAATGCAGGCTGA